From Oligoflexia bacterium, the proteins below share one genomic window:
- a CDS encoding nucleotide sugar dehydrogenase, translating into MMLSEKIKQKKVTVGVIGLGYVGLPLAVDFSKAGINVLGFDISEEKCTSINAGKSYVEDISDIELNSAISTGLLKATTNFDELANVDCVSICVPTPLVKTQDPDMSYIMAACKNISQHLKKDQLIVLESTTYPGTTEEVLKTMVEEAGFEVGKDVFVAFSPERIDPGNKVYQLHNTPKVIGGLTANCLEVASQLYQVIVEQVVPVSSAKAAEMVKLLENTFRSVNIGLANEVAQMCHVLNLDSNEIINAAATKPFGFTPFYPGPGLGGHCIPIDPHYLSWKLKTLNYETRFIDLASKINTEMPQFVVNLAVDKLNTMQKSVKGSNILLVGAAYKKNISDLRESPSLDIIKILLAKGANVKYHDPYVDRLKIDNQKFVSCELTGEFIASQDLCIISTWHDKLDIRLFIDHAKSIIDARNATAGYNDPKIFRI; encoded by the coding sequence ATGATGTTAAGTGAAAAAATTAAGCAAAAAAAAGTAACCGTTGGTGTTATAGGTCTTGGATATGTTGGTTTACCGTTGGCGGTAGATTTTTCCAAAGCAGGTATCAATGTCTTAGGTTTTGATATTTCTGAAGAAAAATGTACTTCTATCAATGCAGGTAAGTCTTATGTTGAAGACATATCAGATATAGAATTAAACTCTGCTATTTCTACGGGTTTATTAAAAGCTACAACAAACTTTGATGAATTGGCTAATGTAGATTGTGTTAGCATTTGCGTTCCCACACCGTTGGTTAAAACTCAAGATCCAGATATGTCATACATCATGGCCGCGTGTAAAAATATCTCTCAGCATTTAAAAAAAGATCAGTTAATTGTTTTAGAGTCCACAACTTATCCTGGCACAACAGAAGAAGTGCTAAAAACGATGGTAGAAGAAGCTGGCTTTGAAGTAGGAAAAGATGTTTTTGTTGCATTTAGTCCTGAAAGAATTGATCCCGGTAACAAAGTATATCAATTGCACAATACGCCAAAAGTTATTGGAGGTTTAACTGCAAACTGTTTAGAAGTTGCTAGTCAGTTGTACCAAGTTATTGTTGAACAAGTGGTTCCAGTTTCTTCTGCTAAAGCAGCAGAAATGGTAAAATTATTAGAAAACACATTTAGATCGGTAAATATTGGTTTAGCCAATGAAGTGGCTCAGATGTGTCATGTTTTAAATTTAGATAGCAATGAAATTATTAATGCAGCAGCTACCAAGCCATTTGGCTTCACTCCCTTTTATCCTGGACCAGGTTTGGGAGGTCACTGTATCCCCATTGACCCGCATTACCTCTCTTGGAAGCTGAAAACATTAAATTATGAAACGCGCTTTATTGATTTAGCTTCAAAGATTAATACTGAAATGCCTCAGTTTGTAGTGAATTTAGCGGTTGATAAATTAAATACAATGCAAAAAAGTGTTAAGGGATCTAATATTTTATTGGTTGGAGCGGCATACAAAAAAAATATATCTGATTTAAGAGAGTCCCCAAGTTTAGATATTATCAAAATTTTATTAGCTAAAGGGGCCAATGTTAAATATCACGACCCATATGTAGATCGTTTAAAAATTGATAATCAAAAATTTGTTTCTTGTGAATTAACAGGCGAGTTTATTGCAAGTCAAGATTTATGCATTATTTCTACGTGGCACGATAAAT